TACTGTGAGAACATGTCCCATTATTGTGGAACCGAATATACTCGGTGTCGTGGTGCTACGGAGGTACAGGGACGGCGAAACGTCCCGTGAACAGACGTGAGGGAAGTAATACTCCAGATCCGACACCACGGCGAACCGGAAAGCGACATCAGTGCGAAGTATCCCGAGGTGACGCTCCAGTCGCGCTCGTCGATGACCGGACGGACGACGAGCAGGAAGCGCATCATCGAGGTGAGCGGCGATCCGGCGGTCATCCCCAAGTTTCTGGAGGAGTTCGGCGAGGCCGACCCCATCATCGCGCTCGAACCGCTCTCGCCGGTGGACCGGGAGCGCGTGTTCGTCGCGATGACCTACGACGCCTACAAGTGGGACAGCATCTCCGAGCGCCTCTCGGACATGGGTATCCACTACCGGAACGGGACGACCATCACCGCTGGCTGGGAGCGCTGGACGCTCTACCTCGGCGACGACGACGACCTCTCCTCGATCGTGGAGACGATCGAGGCGGCGGGCAACGAGACGCGACTGGTCAGGAGCGTCGAGCTGAGCGAGGTCGAGGCCAACGACCAGCTCGACGTGACGGCGCTCGTCCGCGAACTCACCCCGCGCCAGCAGGAGGTGCTCGCCACCGCCATCGACTGCGGCTACTACCGGATGCAGCGCGAGACGACCATCGAGGAGATCGGCGAGGAGCTGGGAATCGCTCCCACGACGACGTGGGAGCACCTGAAGCGGGCCGAGCACAAGGTCATGCGCGAGATGGCGGACCACCTCGACCCGCCCGCCGTCGTCCGGCGGTGATCGGTCGTTTCGCGTCCGGAGGGCGGTCCACGGCTACAGCCCGGGACCGCCGCGGGCGGGGTCCGATCAGGCGTCCAGCCGATCCGCGATCGACGCCGCGATCTCGCGCGCTCGCGCCCGGATCGCGTCGGCGTCCGCGACGACCACCTCGCCGCGCTCCTGGAGGACCTCGCCGTCGACCATCGTGAACCGCACGTCGTCGCCGTGGGCCGCGAAGACGACGTGCGAGTAGGGGTCGTACAGCGGCGTCGCGCGCGTGAGGTCGGTCGTCAGGCCGATCACGTCCGCGCGCCAGCCCTCGCGGAGCGCGCCGACGCGCTCGAAGCCCGCCGCCCGCGCGCCGTTGCGCGTCGCCATCTCGAAGACGACCCGTGCGGGCGTCGACGTCGCGTCGTGCCGGTCTACCTTCTGGAGGAGGCTGGCCTGGCGCATCTCGGTGAAGGGATCGAGGGTGTTGTTGCACGGCGGGCCGTCGTTGCCGAGCGCGACGTTGATCCCCCGGTCGAGGTAGTCCGCGATCGGCGCGGTCCCCGAGGCGAGCTTCATGTTCGAGGACGGACAGTAGGTCACGTTGGTGCCGGTCTCGGCCAGCACCTCGCGCTCCGTCTCGTCGGTCCAGACGCAGTGGGCGAGCACCACGTCCTCGCCGGTGAGGCCGACCTCGTGGAGCCAGTGGACGTTCCGCCGGCCGGTGTCGGCCTCCACCTGCGCCACCTCGTCGCGGTTCTCGCTCGCGTGGGTGTGGATGCGCACGCCGTCGTAGCGGTCGGCCAGTTCGCGCGCGCCGCGCAGGCACTCCTCGGTGCAGGAGACGGCGAAGCGCGGCGTCAGCGCGTAGCGGATGCGCCCGCCGCACGTGTCGTGGTAGGCCTCGATGAGCCGTTCGGACGCGGACAGCGCCGTCTCGGTGTCCTCGAGCAGCCCCTTGGGTGCCCGCTTGTCCATCATCACCTTCCCGAGCAGGCCGCGGATCCCCATCTCGCCGGCCGCCTCGAAGGCGGCGTCCGCGTGGGCGACCGAGAGGTGATCGATCGCGGTGGTGGTGCCGCTCTCGATCAGTTCGAGGTAGCCGAGTTCGGCGGCGGCGCGCATCTCCTCGGCGGTGAGCGACGCCTCCATGGGGAGGACGTAGTCGAACAGCCAGTCGAGCAGTTCCGCGTCGTCGGCGATGCCCCGTCCGAGGCTCTGGACGGAGTGGACGTGCCCGCCGACCAGCCCCGGCATCAGCAGGTCGTACCCCTCACGTTCGTGGTCGGGATATCGATCCAGGAGGTCCTCGCGGGGGCCGACGGCCGCGATACGCGACCCCTCGACGACGACCGCCCCGTCCTCGACGACGGTACTCGAGTCGACGAGCACCGTTCCAGTGAGTATCATCGGTCTCCGCTCCCCTCAGAGTCCGAGCACCGTGAAGTCAGCTTTGATCCGTAGGAGGGACGGACCGTGTGCGTTCTTTACCCTTCGGGACGAAGGGGTGGTCGATGGAGGCGGCCCTCTGGTACGTGCTGACGGGAACCCGAGGCGGACCGAATCGGGCACGGATCCTCCAGACCCTTCGCCGCCGACCGAGAAACGCGAATCAACTGGCCGAGGCGCTCGACCTCCACTACGAGACCGTCCGCCACCACCTGGACGTGCTCGTGGACAACGACGTCCTCGTGACCGGCGGCGACGGGTACGGAGCGGTGTACCTCCCATCGCCGCGCGTGCGACAGCAGTGGGACGTCGTCGAGTCGATCCTCCAGGAGGTCGGCGTAGACGAGGACCGAGTCGAAACGGATACGGAGAGTGACACCGACTCATGACTGAAGCGAGACGAACCATGAATCCGGCAGGACAGCGCCCGTCGGCCGCGACCGTCGAGGGGATCCTATGAGCGTGCTCATCGACCTCATGCGGGTCGCGCTCGGGGTGAACCTCGTCCTCCTCGTGGGCCTCCTCTACGTCTGGGTCCGCAACTACCTGCAGTTCCGCTCGAAGCACACCTTCGGGCTGTCCCTGTTCGGCGTGTTCCTGCTCGGCGAGAACGCCCTCGCGCTGTACTTCTTCGCCTTCCACCCCGTCCTGAGCCCCTGGGTCGCGGACCCAACGCTCGTGCCGCGTCCGGCGCAGATCGCGATGCTGGTCCTCCGCCTCCTCGAACTCGTGGCGATCGGCGTCCTGCTGTGGACCACGTGGGACTGACGGGCGCTCGCACTCTCCCTCGACTCCTCGCCTCCGACTCTCTCCTCTGCCCCCCTCCTCCGACCCATTCGACCGCCGACCGCCGAGCGCCGACCGCCGAGCGCCGACCATCCGTCCACGTCCGACAGTCGATACCGGGGACGCCGCGCCGTCAGAAACAGTCCCGAACGGAGTACGTCTCCGATCGGAGAAAGTCAGTGTGAAAAATACAGCCGAATTTCGGTCTCAGTTCGGGAAATGTTAAATTGGCGAGAGGTGCCACACTCAGTCGGCGCGATACCGCGCACGACTATGAAGGACTCCACCACCGAATTCGACGGAGCAGGAGGATCGAGCGACGACCACGGTACCGACCGGCGCGGGTTCCTCTCGACGGCGGCGAAACTGGGCGGCGGGGCGGCGCTGCTCTCGTTCGGCGGCGCGGGCGTCGCCGCCGCCGACGGGCACGAATCGAAGGAGGGACCGAGCGACCTCGACATCCTCAACTACGCGCTGACGCTCGAGCACCTCGAGTACGCGTTCTACCGCGACGCGCTGAAGACCTTCGGCGAGAAGGACTTCGAGGGGCCGAACAGCCCCGGCGACGACATCTTCAATACCAACCGCCCGCGCTACGGCACCTACCAGCGGTTCGAGGAGATCCGCGAGCACGAGGAGGCGCACGTCGAGACGATCTCCGCGACCATCGAGAAGCTCGGCGGGACGCCCGTCGAGGAGGCGGAGTACGACTTCCCGTACGACGACGTGGACGGGTTCATCAGCCTCGCACGGACCTTCGAGAACCTCGGCGTCGCGGCCTACGCCGGTGCCGCGCCGATGATCGACAACGCGGAGGTCCTCTCGGCGGCGCTCAGCATCCACAGCGTCGAGGCGCGACACGCCGGCTACCTCAACCTCCACGAGTACCGCCTGCCGTACCCGGACGCCTTCGACCCGGCGAAGACCATGGACCAGGTCCTCGCGGCCGCCGGCCAGTTCATCGTCAGCGACAAGTAAGGTCAGCGAAACGCGAAACGCGGCTGTTCTCGGCTGCTGGGGGCTGACGCCCCCGCGACCGGCCTCACTGGGTGCTCGACGTCCCGCCGTCGAGCACCGGCGACTCGCCGTTCAGGTACGCGGAGCGGTCGCTGGCGAGGAACGGGGCGGCGTTCGCCACGCCCGCCGGCGTGCCCGCCCGGCGCGAGGAACGAAGATACACGCGAATCGCTGACGGTAGCGACGTTCAGACGCGTCGCGGGTGGGCGGAGGGGCCGCCGACGAGCGTCTCCATGCGAGGTACGACGCGCATATCGGTCATAGTTAGTGTCTCGAAAACCCGAACGGTCGGCGCGTTACCCGCGGGCGAAGACGGCCACCTCGATCGTTATCCTCCCATTAAACCGCCCGCTGTCGGGCGGTCGCGTCGAGAGGGGGCGACGTTCTGGCCAGTGATCGATCGGGAAAGGGGAGCGTCGCGCGTGGGCGCTCCTGGAGCGGAGTGCGGAACGGGTCAGTAGGGAGTACGGCAAGCTGGGTCGTGCGGTCGGCACCGCGCTGAGCCGGGCGGTGCCGACGCACCCAGTCACAGGTGGGGGTCCCGGCTCGCGCCGGGGGCGGCTCCCGTTTTTCGTTACTGGAAGCCGAGTCACAAATCTCGGACCGAGGCCTTAGCTATATCGCCGGTCGGAACCGGTGAATTACACCGTTTCGATGGTTTACGCGTGAAACGAACTCACGACTCCGACCACGATTCCCGACACGACGCCCCGCAGAAGTGGGCCGTCTCGACCCGACCGTCGTCGATCCAGGTGACGACCCGGTGGCCGGGATCGCGAACGAGCGGGCGATCGCAGACGGCACACCGCGGCGCGTTCGACTCGTCGACGTCTTCGTCGAGGTCGGACGTCGGATCGACCATCAGCGGACCACCTCCCCGAGAGACGCGGACGAGCGGCGCATTTCCCGGGAGAACGGGCCGGTAGTACTTATACACTGCCGGTCGAGCCGACCGGCGATCCCGGATCGCGGTACGACCCCATCTCGTGGCGCGTCTACCGATCGCGGGAGACCGACTCACCGGGTGCCGTCGTCGCGCCCGGCGAGAGGACGACGCCGGGCGCGAGGGAGGTGTTGATGCCCGTCTTCGCGCCGTCGCCCGCGACGACGCCGTACTTGCGCCGGCCGGTCGAGACGCGCTCGCCCTTGACCGTCTGTCTCACGTCGCCGCCGTCGTGTCTGAGGTTCGCCACGTTCGTCCCCGCGCCGAGGTTCACGCCGGGACCGAGCAGGCTGTCGCCGACGTAGGAGAGGTGCGGGACGTTCGTCCCGCGCATGACGACGCTGTTCTTGAGTTCGACCGAGTGGCCGACGTGGCAGTCCTCGCCGACGAGCGTCGCCCCGCGGACGTAGGCGTTCGGTCCCACGCTCGCCCCCGACCGGATCAGCGCC
The Halomarina pelagica DNA segment above includes these coding regions:
- a CDS encoding SDR family oxidoreductase — its product is MYLRSSRRAGTPAGVANAAPFLASDRSAYLNGESPVLDGGTSSTQ
- a CDS encoding ferritin-like domain-containing protein, producing the protein MKDSTTEFDGAGGSSDDHGTDRRGFLSTAAKLGGGAALLSFGGAGVAAADGHESKEGPSDLDILNYALTLEHLEYAFYRDALKTFGEKDFEGPNSPGDDIFNTNRPRYGTYQRFEEIREHEEAHVETISATIEKLGGTPVEEAEYDFPYDDVDGFISLARTFENLGVAAYAGAAPMIDNAEVLSAALSIHSVEARHAGYLNLHEYRLPYPDAFDPAKTMDQVLAAAGQFIVSDK
- a CDS encoding ArsR/SmtB family transcription factor, encoding MEAALWYVLTGTRGGPNRARILQTLRRRPRNANQLAEALDLHYETVRHHLDVLVDNDVLVTGGDGYGAVYLPSPRVRQQWDVVESILQEVGVDEDRVETDTESDTDS
- a CDS encoding helix-turn-helix domain-containing protein, whose product is MREVILQIRHHGEPESDISAKYPEVTLQSRSSMTGRTTSRKRIIEVSGDPAVIPKFLEEFGEADPIIALEPLSPVDRERVFVAMTYDAYKWDSISERLSDMGIHYRNGTTITAGWERWTLYLGDDDDLSSIVETIEAAGNETRLVRSVELSEVEANDQLDVTALVRELTPRQQEVLATAIDCGYYRMQRETTIEEIGEELGIAPTTTWEHLKRAEHKVMREMADHLDPPAVVRR
- a CDS encoding 5'-deoxyadenosine deaminase, producing MILTGTVLVDSSTVVEDGAVVVEGSRIAAVGPREDLLDRYPDHEREGYDLLMPGLVGGHVHSVQSLGRGIADDAELLDWLFDYVLPMEASLTAEEMRAAAELGYLELIESGTTTAIDHLSVAHADAAFEAAGEMGIRGLLGKVMMDKRAPKGLLEDTETALSASERLIEAYHDTCGGRIRYALTPRFAVSCTEECLRGARELADRYDGVRIHTHASENRDEVAQVEADTGRRNVHWLHEVGLTGEDVVLAHCVWTDETEREVLAETGTNVTYCPSSNMKLASGTAPIADYLDRGINVALGNDGPPCNNTLDPFTEMRQASLLQKVDRHDATSTPARVVFEMATRNGARAAGFERVGALREGWRADVIGLTTDLTRATPLYDPYSHVVFAAHGDDVRFTMVDGEVLQERGEVVVADADAIRARAREIAASIADRLDA
- a CDS encoding DUF7576 family protein; the encoded protein is MVDPTSDLDEDVDESNAPRCAVCDRPLVRDPGHRVVTWIDDGRVETAHFCGASCRESWSES